From Amycolatopsis sp. cg9, one genomic window encodes:
- a CDS encoding NmrA/HSCARG family protein, whose product MSDKKIIAVVGATGQQGGGLARAILDDPEQRFALRALTRNPDSDAARALAARGAEVVAADLDDEASLTKAFEGAYGAYLVTAFWEYNSVAREQQQARAMAGAAKAAGLRHVIWSTLPDTRLHLRDDDRTPTLHERYKVPHFDSKAEAEAFFVEAGVPTTFLSTTFYFEAFVDFFRPVRDADGVLALHLPMAAGRLPGIAAEDIGRTAFGVFARGPELAGETISISGENLTGEEYAAAFAKQLGTDVAYRPMGVDDLRTSGAPGADDLANMFFYYAEHENVFAGARDPEAVRRLNPRLQDFAGWLAAHADAFKGL is encoded by the coding sequence ATGTCCGATAAGAAGATCATCGCCGTCGTCGGCGCGACCGGGCAGCAGGGTGGCGGGCTGGCCCGCGCCATCCTCGACGACCCGGAGCAGCGGTTCGCGCTGCGCGCGCTCACCCGCAACCCGGACTCCGACGCCGCCCGTGCGCTCGCCGCGCGCGGAGCCGAAGTCGTCGCCGCCGACCTCGACGACGAAGCGAGCCTGACCAAGGCGTTCGAGGGCGCGTACGGCGCTTACCTCGTCACCGCGTTCTGGGAGTACAACTCCGTGGCGCGCGAACAGCAGCAGGCCCGCGCGATGGCCGGCGCCGCCAAGGCGGCCGGGCTGCGCCACGTGATCTGGTCGACGCTGCCCGACACGCGCCTCCACCTGCGCGACGACGACCGCACGCCGACGCTGCACGAGCGGTACAAGGTCCCGCACTTCGACAGCAAGGCCGAGGCCGAGGCGTTCTTCGTCGAAGCGGGCGTGCCCACGACGTTCCTCTCGACGACGTTCTACTTCGAGGCCTTCGTGGACTTCTTCCGCCCGGTCCGCGACGCCGACGGCGTCCTCGCGCTGCACCTGCCGATGGCCGCCGGCCGGCTGCCGGGCATCGCGGCCGAGGACATCGGGCGGACCGCGTTCGGCGTCTTCGCCCGCGGTCCGGAGCTGGCGGGGGAGACGATCAGCATCTCCGGCGAGAACCTGACCGGCGAGGAGTACGCGGCGGCGTTCGCGAAGCAGCTCGGCACCGACGTCGCCTACCGGCCGATGGGGGTGGACGACCTGCGCACTTCGGGCGCGCCCGGCGCCGACGACCTCGCGAACATGTTCTTCTACTACGCCGAGCACGAAAACGTGTTCGCCGGCGCGCGCGACCCCGAGGCGGTGCGGCGGCTGAACCCGCGGCTGCAGGACTTCGCCGGCTGGCTCGCCGCCCACGCGGACGCCTTCAAGGGGCTGTGA
- a CDS encoding CE1758 family FMN-dependent luciferase-like monooxygenase: MEFGIFGVGDIAPDPATGRAPTEHERIKRMVELAVRAEEAGLDVYATGEHHNPPFVPSSPTTLLGFVAARTSRITLSTSTTLITTNDPVKIAEDYAMLQHLADGRLDLMLGRGNTGPVYPWFGKDIRDGIALAVENYALLRRLWREEVVDWSGRFRTPLQGFTSTPRPLGGRPPFVWHGSIRSPQIAEQAAFYGDGFFHNNIFWPVDHTKRMVAFYRERFEHHGHGPADQAIVGLGGQVFMRRRSQDAIAEFRPYFDNSPIYGHGPSLEETMAQTPLAVGSPQQVIDRTMRFREDFGDYRRQLFNIDGMGLPHAAALDQIDLLGAEVVPALRSSSRAA, from the coding sequence ATGGAGTTCGGGATCTTCGGGGTCGGGGACATCGCCCCCGACCCCGCGACCGGCCGGGCGCCCACCGAGCACGAGCGGATCAAGCGGATGGTCGAGCTGGCCGTCCGCGCCGAGGAGGCCGGCCTCGACGTCTACGCGACGGGGGAGCACCACAACCCGCCGTTCGTGCCGTCGTCGCCGACCACGCTGCTCGGCTTCGTCGCGGCGCGCACCAGCCGGATCACGCTGTCGACGTCGACGACGCTGATCACCACGAACGACCCGGTCAAGATCGCCGAGGACTACGCGATGCTGCAGCACCTCGCCGACGGCCGCCTCGACCTGATGCTCGGCCGCGGCAACACCGGCCCGGTGTACCCGTGGTTCGGCAAGGACATCCGCGACGGCATCGCACTGGCCGTGGAGAACTACGCGCTGCTTCGGCGGCTGTGGCGGGAGGAGGTGGTGGACTGGTCCGGGCGGTTCCGGACGCCGTTGCAGGGCTTCACGTCGACGCCCCGGCCGCTCGGCGGACGGCCGCCGTTCGTGTGGCACGGGTCGATCCGCAGCCCCCAGATCGCCGAGCAGGCGGCGTTCTACGGCGACGGTTTCTTCCACAACAACATCTTCTGGCCGGTCGACCACACGAAGCGGATGGTCGCCTTCTACCGGGAGCGCTTCGAGCACCACGGCCACGGCCCGGCCGACCAGGCGATCGTCGGCCTCGGCGGCCAGGTGTTCATGCGCCGCCGCTCCCAGGACGCGATCGCGGAGTTCCGCCCGTACTTCGACAACTCGCCGATCTACGGCCACGGCCCGTCGCTCGAGGAGACGATGGCCCAGACACCGCTGGCCGTGGGCAGCCCGCAGCAGGTCATCGACCGGACCATGCGGTTCCGCGAGGACTTCGGCGACTACCGGCGGCAGCTGTTCAACATCGACGGCATGGGCCTGCCCCACGCGGCGGCGCTGGACCAGATCGACCTGCTGGGCGCGGAAGTCGTCCCGGCCCTGCGGTCTTCGTCGCGCGCGGCCTGA
- a CDS encoding cellulose-binding domain-containing protein, with translation MARAGRRRDEEISVAELLRETGATPRSLGEAPGAAPVRAEDTGDGYRERLEQRAREAAAHQQRAGRRIRWVSALGGAVVVLGSLVLIAVTSESSPGRQAATAQDSLAPATTTPRSTAPKPTPTPTPIPTVLRQTATSAPASTSAAPPPPPVEPTTCVVRYSVTDQWNDGFTAGAAVTNKSGRTLSPWTLTWTFTAGQRVTHSWDGDFGQDGGRVTITAASYNATLAPGATVSFGFNGAFDHGNPAPTAFTLDGARCSGP, from the coding sequence ATGGCGCGCGCCGGCCGTCGGCGGGACGAGGAGATCTCGGTCGCCGAGCTGCTCCGGGAGACCGGGGCGACCCCGCGATCGCTGGGCGAGGCACCCGGAGCCGCGCCCGTCCGCGCGGAAGACACCGGTGACGGCTACCGCGAGCGACTCGAGCAGCGGGCCCGCGAGGCCGCGGCGCACCAGCAACGGGCCGGGCGGCGGATCCGGTGGGTTTCCGCGCTCGGCGGCGCCGTCGTGGTGCTCGGCAGCCTCGTGCTCATCGCGGTGACGTCCGAAAGCTCGCCGGGGCGGCAGGCGGCGACGGCCCAGGACTCGCTCGCGCCCGCGACGACGACCCCGCGCTCGACGGCGCCGAAGCCCACGCCCACCCCGACGCCGATCCCCACCGTCCTGCGCCAGACCGCGACCTCGGCACCGGCGTCGACCTCGGCCGCGCCCCCGCCGCCACCGGTCGAACCCACGACGTGCGTCGTGCGCTACTCCGTGACCGACCAGTGGAACGACGGCTTCACCGCGGGCGCCGCCGTCACCAACAAGAGCGGTCGGACGCTCTCGCCGTGGACGCTCACCTGGACCTTCACCGCGGGCCAGCGCGTCACCCACAGCTGGGACGGCGACTTCGGCCAGGACGGCGGCCGGGTCACCATCACCGCCGCGTCCTACAACGCCACCCTCGCTCCGGGGGCGACCGTCAGCTTCGGCTTCAACGGCGCCTTCGACCACGGCAACCCGGCGCCCACCGCGTTCACCCTCGACGGCGCCCGCTGCTCGGGGCCCTGA
- a CDS encoding BTAD domain-containing putative transcriptional regulator, with product MRYELLGPVRAWRDDAEVELGPPQQRAALAVLLLQGGTPLSPSQLVSALWSGAEPRAAIGMVRSYVSRLRHAGVPIESSAGGYALRAPALDLTEFERLLAAARSGAPAAVLREALALWRGTPLSGLNGDYAEAERVRLAELRLTAREDLAAADIAEGRHAEAAADLADLIAEQPLRERPRELQMLALYRSGRQAEALAVFTRTQQLLESELGLYPGPQLKEMQRRILAADPSLAAVQLPGPSQLPPPLPEFTGRAQELATLVEALKQAESSVPVRGIEGLAAIGKTTLAVHAAHEVSQAFPDGRLFVDLAASPDPLAELLRGIGVFSLPPSPSEQAALWRARTTGSRVLVVLDDARSEEEIRPLLPGPGGPAVIITARRRLYGLAHAHWTKLGGLSPADSLTLLERLIGPDRVAQDPPSSRTLAARTAGFPQVIQALGARLAARPAWTMPEALTRLGRPAPGAPVTPPECGAIEKPYESALAQLTPAQSSAFTLLASPTPISVATAASALNVPLTDAAVLLESLVDAHLLEPFGTDRYRYEEPLLMFALGRRAESMQVG from the coding sequence ATGCGGTACGAGCTGCTGGGCCCGGTCCGAGCGTGGCGCGACGACGCCGAGGTCGAGCTGGGTCCACCCCAGCAGCGAGCGGCACTGGCGGTGCTGCTCCTGCAGGGCGGCACCCCACTGTCGCCGTCCCAGCTGGTCTCGGCCCTCTGGAGCGGCGCCGAGCCCCGCGCCGCGATCGGCATGGTCCGCTCGTACGTGTCCCGCCTGCGCCACGCGGGCGTGCCGATCGAGTCGTCGGCAGGCGGCTACGCGCTGCGCGCCCCGGCCCTGGACCTGACCGAGTTCGAGCGCCTGCTCGCCGCGGCCCGCTCCGGCGCACCGGCGGCGGTGTTGCGCGAGGCCCTGGCGTTGTGGCGCGGAACCCCGCTGTCCGGCCTGAACGGCGACTACGCGGAGGCGGAGCGCGTACGGCTGGCGGAGCTGCGCCTGACGGCCCGCGAAGACCTGGCAGCCGCCGACATCGCCGAGGGCAGGCACGCGGAGGCGGCGGCGGACCTGGCCGACCTGATCGCCGAACAGCCGTTGCGCGAGCGTCCCCGCGAGCTGCAGATGCTGGCGCTGTACCGATCGGGCCGCCAGGCGGAGGCGCTGGCGGTGTTCACCCGCACGCAGCAGCTCCTCGAGTCCGAACTGGGCCTGTACCCGGGCCCGCAGCTGAAGGAGATGCAGCGACGGATCCTGGCGGCGGACCCGTCGCTGGCCGCCGTCCAGCTGCCCGGCCCCTCCCAGCTGCCCCCGCCCCTCCCGGAGTTCACCGGCCGAGCCCAGGAGCTGGCGACGCTGGTCGAGGCGCTGAAGCAGGCGGAATCCTCGGTCCCGGTACGCGGCATCGAAGGCCTCGCGGCGATCGGAAAAACAACGCTGGCGGTCCACGCGGCCCACGAGGTCTCCCAGGCCTTCCCGGACGGCCGCCTGTTCGTGGACCTGGCAGCGTCCCCGGACCCGTTGGCGGAGCTGCTGCGCGGAATCGGAGTTTTCTCGCTGCCCCCTTCACCCAGCGAGCAGGCCGCGTTGTGGCGAGCCCGCACCACGGGTTCGAGGGTGCTGGTGGTCCTGGACGACGCCCGCAGCGAGGAGGAGATCCGCCCCCTCCTTCCAGGCCCAGGAGGCCCAGCGGTGATCATCACAGCCCGCCGCCGTTTGTACGGGCTGGCCCACGCCCACTGGACCAAACTGGGCGGCCTGAGCCCCGCGGACTCGCTGACCTTGCTGGAACGCCTGATCGGCCCCGACCGCGTGGCCCAGGACCCGCCGTCGTCGCGCACGCTGGCCGCCCGGACCGCGGGCTTCCCCCAGGTGATCCAGGCGCTAGGAGCAAGACTGGCGGCCCGCCCGGCCTGGACGATGCCGGAGGCCCTGACCCGTCTGGGCCGCCCGGCCCCCGGAGCCCCGGTGACACCCCCGGAGTGCGGAGCGATCGAGAAGCCGTACGAGTCGGCGCTGGCCCAGCTGACCCCGGCCCAATCGAGCGCGTTCACCCTGCTGGCCTCCCCAACCCCGATCTCGGTCGCCACGGCCGCGTCGGCTCTGAACGTACCTTTGACCGACGCGGCGGTGCTGCTGGAGTCACTGGTGGACGCCCACCTGCTGGAGCCGTTCGGGACCGACCGGTACCGCTACGAGGAGCCGCTGCTGATGTTCGCCCTGGGCCGGCGGGCTGAATCGATGCAGGTCGGGTGA
- a CDS encoding tyrosine-type recombinase/integrase: MTATTQDLEAARLLLSRLGVDPADLIGDAPAGNTDGERPPMPTLSEWIPVVSDLVSPSTASSYGSYWKKAEARWGERPMDTITATEIKAMAEHVRNTARVRRNSRGGRNAAENFVAAMRCLYKHLVNDGRLDKRANPAMRVTKPRRNASTRRALASDRVNELNDVVSSTGDDPELDALVCRLHEESACRRGGALALRRRDLDRTQCTILLREKGETERWQPVSPTLMRHLIAHFDERGDGNPESQLLRYANGNPITKRRYDYIFGRVQKALDWARSLQVSAHWLRHTTLTWVERNFGIGVARAYAGHAESGSDLTTTTYVKADITEVAEALAALTGEPHPLAPVRTPRTTE; encoded by the coding sequence ATGACCGCCACCACCCAAGACCTCGAAGCCGCGCGGCTGCTGCTGTCGCGCCTCGGCGTCGATCCCGCCGACCTCATCGGTGACGCACCCGCCGGCAACACCGACGGCGAGCGCCCGCCGATGCCGACGCTGAGCGAATGGATCCCCGTCGTCTCGGACCTCGTGTCGCCGAGCACGGCCAGCTCCTACGGGTCGTACTGGAAGAAGGCCGAAGCCCGGTGGGGCGAGCGGCCCATGGACACGATCACGGCCACCGAGATCAAGGCGATGGCCGAGCACGTCCGCAACACCGCTCGCGTCCGCCGCAACTCCCGCGGCGGACGCAACGCCGCGGAGAACTTCGTCGCCGCCATGCGTTGCCTCTACAAGCACCTGGTCAACGACGGACGCCTCGACAAGCGCGCCAACCCCGCCATGCGGGTCACCAAGCCTCGGCGCAACGCCTCCACCCGTCGGGCTCTCGCCTCCGACCGGGTCAACGAGCTCAACGACGTCGTTTCCAGCACCGGTGATGACCCGGAGCTGGACGCTTTGGTCTGCCGGCTGCACGAGGAGAGCGCCTGCCGACGTGGTGGTGCGCTGGCCTTGCGTCGCCGTGACCTGGATCGGACGCAGTGCACGATCCTGCTGCGGGAGAAGGGCGAGACCGAACGCTGGCAACCGGTCTCGCCGACGCTGATGCGTCACCTCATCGCCCACTTCGACGAACGCGGCGACGGGAACCCGGAGAGCCAGTTGCTGCGCTACGCCAACGGCAATCCGATCACCAAGCGCCGCTATGACTACATCTTCGGTCGTGTTCAGAAGGCGTTGGATTGGGCAAGGTCACTGCAGGTCAGCGCCCACTGGCTGCGTCACACCACGCTGACCTGGGTCGAGCGCAACTTCGGCATCGGTGTCGCCCGCGCCTACGCCGGGCACGCCGAGTCGGGCAGCGACCTGACAACCACCACCTACGTCAAGGCCGACATCACCGAGGTCGCCGAAGCCCTGGCCGCGCTCACCGGGGAACCGCACCCCCTCGCGCCGGTCCGGACGCCGAGGACGACGGAATGA
- a CDS encoding DEAD/DEAH box helicase: MKIQTANVWARSRRCGGNEVRQLLVPAAADWAVVGEPGELVVSGRFGSWPAVRGATAAEDSPLTAKLPTVEQPTHRLSWTGSREPVPPEVVRESFAEAIGFRSHEEPHSLRRPQIGALHAIVGFQASGVDEPAVVVMPTGTGKTETMLAWTVAARPELLLVVVPTAALRDQIAAKFERLGVLQELEIVAPHALRPNVGRLEHALKSVADAAEVAAACNVIVATPHVLHVCDADARSALLGACSHLIVDEAHHAPADTWTHVIRSFPGARTLLFTATPFRGDGRRLPGRVIFRFPLREAQRDGHFSKIEFRSVVGIEDVDEELAAAAVARLRDDLAAGLDHVLLVRVKTKVRAAEILELYEHLAPEQGPSVLHDTVTVKRRKAVLAALGNRACRIVICVDMLGEGFDLPALKIAAIHDSRQSLSPMLQLIGRLARTSSPTKIGRASVFVARDPAMALSPMRDLLREDPDWDVILSDVTERATRRALEVGEFDESFPYTPVEVPIGLLEPKMSAIAYSTAKHDWEPDKAKQVYPGMVLDDLVSVNTGNDFAWFVLRAEADPRWGRVPGLENTSFDLVMLYFDRDHGTLYVHGSNTKAKYDRLVEVVLDEEPSPVNGMRTFRVLAHIDRLIPTNLGLLDARDRDRRFSMHVGSDVEAALLEAESDHKTQTHIATKGFEDGESVTISAALSGRFWAMATARNLFEWREWCDRQGTKLRDHTLDLTAIFRRMLFPTEITERPPHPLLALEWPWDLYLGTGTATRAEFDGTSHVLTDIEFRVDDHGSTGPFVFSLVSADWEVGYSAEVGPDGLHYTATGRDATATMGRVDESVPLAEWLNRHKPTLFLSGDRMITGDDRLLEPREGLRPYDPANLITRDWPAQGVNIRVESQGVEKKKNSIQAFMVRELQRNRTFDVLIDDDGKGEAADLVGLRVDGNDLVITLVHCKFSSGDDPGARLKDLYEVCGQAIRGARWRDGGGRPLLEHLDRRTRAYRLRHPGKTAFEVGDSAALLRIREQAPLLFPRLRTLVVQPGLSAARCTDEQLRLLAGAETYVRAVTKGTFEVHGSD; encoded by the coding sequence ATGAAGATCCAGACCGCCAATGTCTGGGCTCGTTCGCGTAGGTGCGGCGGGAACGAGGTTCGGCAACTCCTCGTACCGGCCGCGGCCGACTGGGCGGTCGTCGGCGAGCCGGGCGAACTGGTCGTGAGCGGCCGGTTCGGATCGTGGCCGGCGGTCCGGGGAGCGACGGCGGCTGAAGACAGCCCGCTCACCGCCAAACTCCCCACGGTCGAGCAGCCAACGCACCGGCTTTCCTGGACCGGCTCGCGTGAGCCGGTGCCGCCTGAGGTGGTCCGGGAGTCGTTCGCCGAGGCCATCGGGTTCAGGTCGCACGAGGAGCCGCATAGCCTGCGCCGGCCGCAGATCGGCGCCCTGCACGCCATCGTCGGCTTCCAGGCGTCCGGTGTGGACGAGCCTGCGGTGGTGGTCATGCCGACGGGCACGGGCAAGACGGAGACGATGCTCGCCTGGACGGTGGCCGCCCGGCCTGAGCTGCTGCTTGTCGTGGTACCGACGGCGGCGTTGCGCGACCAGATCGCGGCGAAGTTCGAGCGGCTCGGAGTCCTGCAGGAGCTGGAGATCGTCGCCCCGCACGCGCTGCGGCCGAACGTCGGGCGGCTCGAGCACGCACTCAAATCCGTGGCCGACGCGGCCGAGGTCGCGGCCGCGTGCAACGTCATCGTCGCGACGCCGCACGTCCTGCACGTTTGCGATGCGGACGCGCGCAGCGCTCTTCTCGGTGCGTGCAGTCACCTGATCGTCGACGAAGCGCACCACGCGCCGGCGGACACCTGGACGCACGTGATCCGCAGCTTCCCCGGCGCCCGAACCCTGTTGTTCACGGCGACGCCGTTCCGCGGCGACGGCCGCCGGCTCCCGGGGCGGGTGATTTTCCGGTTCCCGCTCCGCGAGGCCCAGCGAGACGGCCACTTCAGCAAGATCGAGTTCCGGTCCGTCGTCGGGATCGAGGACGTGGATGAGGAACTCGCGGCCGCGGCGGTGGCCCGCCTCCGGGACGACCTCGCTGCCGGGCTGGACCACGTGCTGCTGGTGCGGGTGAAGACGAAGGTCCGCGCGGCCGAGATCCTCGAGCTCTACGAGCACCTCGCGCCGGAGCAGGGCCCGTCGGTCCTCCACGACACCGTCACCGTCAAGCGGCGCAAGGCCGTGCTTGCGGCCCTCGGCAACCGCGCCTGCCGGATCGTCATCTGCGTGGACATGCTCGGCGAGGGCTTCGACCTGCCGGCACTAAAGATCGCGGCCATCCACGACAGCAGGCAATCGCTGAGCCCGATGCTCCAGCTCATCGGACGGCTGGCCCGGACCTCGTCGCCCACGAAGATCGGGCGCGCCAGCGTATTCGTAGCGCGCGACCCCGCCATGGCCCTGTCGCCGATGCGGGACCTGCTCCGGGAGGACCCCGACTGGGACGTGATCCTCAGCGACGTCACCGAGCGCGCCACCCGGCGGGCCCTTGAAGTCGGAGAGTTCGACGAGTCCTTTCCGTACACCCCGGTCGAGGTGCCCATCGGGTTGCTCGAACCGAAGATGAGCGCCATCGCCTACTCGACGGCGAAGCACGACTGGGAGCCGGACAAGGCCAAGCAGGTCTACCCCGGGATGGTGTTGGACGACCTGGTCAGCGTCAACACCGGGAACGACTTCGCATGGTTCGTACTGCGCGCGGAGGCCGACCCGAGGTGGGGGCGGGTTCCCGGACTGGAGAACACGTCGTTCGACCTGGTCATGCTCTACTTCGACCGGGACCACGGCACGCTCTACGTCCACGGCTCGAACACGAAGGCCAAGTACGACCGGCTGGTGGAAGTCGTGCTCGACGAAGAACCTTCGCCGGTGAACGGGATGCGGACCTTCCGCGTCCTCGCGCACATCGACCGGCTGATCCCGACGAACCTGGGGCTGCTGGACGCGCGCGATCGGGATCGGCGATTCTCGATGCACGTCGGCAGCGACGTCGAAGCCGCGTTGCTGGAGGCCGAGAGCGACCACAAGACCCAGACACACATCGCGACGAAGGGGTTCGAGGACGGCGAGTCCGTGACGATCAGCGCGGCTCTGTCGGGCCGGTTCTGGGCGATGGCCACCGCGCGCAACCTGTTCGAGTGGCGGGAGTGGTGTGACCGGCAGGGCACCAAGCTGCGGGACCACACCCTCGACCTGACCGCGATCTTCCGCCGGATGCTGTTCCCCACCGAGATCACGGAGCGTCCGCCGCATCCGCTGCTCGCCCTCGAATGGCCGTGGGACCTGTACCTGGGCACCGGGACGGCGACCCGGGCCGAGTTCGACGGCACAAGCCACGTCCTGACGGACATCGAGTTCCGGGTCGACGACCACGGCAGCACCGGCCCGTTCGTCTTCTCGCTCGTCAGCGCGGACTGGGAGGTCGGCTACTCGGCGGAGGTCGGACCGGACGGCCTGCACTACACGGCGACCGGCCGGGACGCGACCGCCACGATGGGACGCGTCGACGAGAGCGTGCCCTTGGCGGAGTGGCTCAACCGCCACAAGCCGACGTTGTTCCTGTCCGGCGACCGGATGATCACCGGGGACGACCGGCTGCTGGAGCCCCGGGAAGGGCTTCGTCCCTACGACCCGGCGAACCTGATCACCCGCGACTGGCCGGCGCAGGGGGTGAACATCCGTGTCGAATCGCAGGGCGTCGAAAAGAAGAAGAACTCTATCCAGGCGTTCATGGTCCGCGAGCTGCAGCGGAATCGGACCTTCGATGTGCTGATCGACGACGACGGCAAGGGGGAGGCCGCGGACTTGGTCGGGCTCCGCGTCGACGGAAACGATCTGGTGATCACGCTGGTGCACTGCAAGTTCTCCAGCGGAGACGACCCGGGTGCCCGACTCAAGGACCTGTACGAAGTATGCGGTCAGGCGATCCGAGGCGCGCGGTGGCGCGACGGCGGTGGCCGACCGCTGCTTGAGCACCTCGACCGCCGGACTCGCGCGTACCGCCTCAGGCATCCCGGCAAGACGGCGTTCGAGGTCGGGGACAGTGCCGCTTTGCTCAGGATCCGCGAGCAGGCGCCGTTGCTCTTCCCGAGATTGCGGACGCTGGTCGTCCAGCCCGGGCTCAGCGCCGCGCGGTGCACGGACGAGCAGCTTCGGCTGCTGGCCGGCGCCGAGACGTACGTGCGGGCCGTCACCAAGGGTACGTTCGAAGTGCACGGCTCAGATTGA